A single Bufo bufo chromosome 6, aBufBuf1.1, whole genome shotgun sequence DNA region contains:
- the NPTX1 gene encoding neuronal pentraxin-1, giving the protein MIPGACWRCLLLSFFFLRGSAQNFAQTRFICTSVPVDMDMCTSSMQNSGPTEDLKTTVLQLRETVIQQKETIMNQKDTIRDLTGKLARCEGQTILEIPPSEPKGGTPGSRKKETGTTKNTMGDLSRTPTAETLTQLGQTLQSLKTRLENLEQYSRGNASAQATSLKDLLQTKIDDLEKQVLSRVNNLEEGKVNLKNETELRGKIESALTSLQQRITDLEKGQKESRPADKFQLTFPLRTNYMYAKVKKSLPEMYAFTVCMWLKSNASPGVGTPFSYAVPGQANELVLIEWGNNPMEILINDKVAKLPFVINDGKWHHICIAWTTRDGVWEAYQDGVLRGNGENLAPYHPIKHQGVLVIGQEQDTLGGGFDATQAFVGELAHFNMWDRKLTVGEVYNLATCSNKALTGNVISWAETNVEIFGGATKWTFDACRQIN; this is encoded by the exons ATGATCCCGGGAGCTTGTTGGAGATGTTTACTCCTCTCCTTCTTTTTTCTAAGGGGGTCTGCACAGAATTTTGCACAAACGAGGTTTATCTGCACTTCAGTGCCTGTGGACATGGATATGTGCACTTCTTCAATGCAGAACAGTGGTCCCACAGAAGACTTGAAGACCACCGTTTTACAGCTAAGAGAGACGGTCATCCAGCAGAAAGAGACTATCATGAATCAAAAGGATACCATCAGGGACCTGACGGGCAAACTGGCCAGGTGCGAGGGGCAGACCATTCTGGAGATTCCTCCTAGTGAACCCAAAGGTGGCACCCCAGGTTCCAGGAAAAAAGAGACAGGGACTACCAAAAACACCATGGGAGACCTGTCCAGGACCCCGACGGCCGAGACCCTTACCCAGCTTGGGCAGACTCTGCAAAGTCTGAAGACCAGGCTGGAAAACTTGGAG CAGTACAGCAGAGGCAATGCTTCTGCCCAAGCCACCAGCCTAAAAGATTTGCTGCAAACCAAGATCGATGACCTGGAGAAGCAAGTTCTTTCCAGGGTGAACAACCTAGAAGAAGGCAAGGTGAACCTGAAGAATGAGACGGAGCTGAGAGGAAAGATTGAGAGCGCCCTGACATCCCTACAGCAGAGGATCACAGATCTGGAGAAAG gtcaAAAGGAGAGCAGACCTGCAGACAAGTTCCAGCTCACGTTCCCTCTGCGGACGAACTACATGTATGCCAAAGTGAAAAAGAGTCTGCCGGAAATGTACGCCTTCACTGTCTGCATGTGGCTGAAGTCCAACGCTTCCCCGGGTGTTGGCACCCCATTTTCCTATGCAGTGCCTGGCCAAGCCAATGAACTGGTGCTCATTGAATGGGGGAACAACCCAATGGAAATATTAATTAATGACAAG GTGGCGAAGTTGCCCTTTGTGATCAACGATGGCAAGTGGCATCACATCTGCATTGCCTGGACCACGAGAGACGGAGTGTGGGAAGCCTATCAGGATGGAGTATTAAGGGGAAATGGGGAAAACCTGGCTCCTTACCACCCTATCAAACACCAGGGAGTGCTGGTGATAGGTCAAGAGCAG GACACCCTAGGAGGCGGATTTGATGCCACCCAGGCTTTTGTAGGGGAACTGGCCCATTTCAATATGTGGGATAGAAAACTCACGGTCGGAGAAGTCTATAACCTGGCAACCTGCAGCAACAAAGCACTGACTGGTAATGTCATTAGCTGGGCCGAGACCAACGTCGAGATCTTCGGTGGCGCCACCAAGTGGACATTCGATGCATGCCGTCAGATTAACTGA